The Streptomyces sp. NBC_00691 genome has a segment encoding these proteins:
- the opcA gene encoding glucose-6-phosphate dehydrogenase assembly protein OpcA, translated as MKTDLTDTTSSKINKALVLGRRAIGTPAVGMVLTLVIVTDEENAYDALKAANEASREHPSRTLVVIKRVSRSPRDRSKARLDAEVRLGADASTGETVVLRLYGEVVDHAQSVVLPLLLPDAPVVVWWPVNAPTDPAKDPLGALAQRRVTDTYAAEQPIQELTARADAYTPGDTDLAWTRITPWRSMLAAALDQVVCEVTSAEVEGEEFNPSVELLAMWLAERLKIPVRRSASTGPGLTSVRMETSSGPIVLDRPDGSLATLSIQGQPDRAVALKRRDTAELIAEELRRLDPDDTYATALKFGLERLDEEAAVTAPEVVETVVETAAESAAQAAPAAKPATKKAPAKKAASK; from the coding sequence ATGAAGACCGACCTGACGGACACCACGTCCTCCAAGATCAACAAGGCGCTGGTGCTCGGGCGGCGGGCGATCGGCACGCCGGCCGTCGGCATGGTGCTCACCCTCGTCATCGTCACCGACGAGGAGAACGCCTACGACGCGCTGAAGGCAGCCAACGAGGCGTCCCGCGAGCACCCCTCGCGGACCCTCGTCGTCATCAAGCGGGTCTCGCGCTCCCCGCGGGACCGTTCCAAGGCACGACTCGACGCCGAGGTCCGCCTCGGCGCCGACGCCAGCACCGGTGAGACGGTGGTCCTCCGGCTGTACGGCGAGGTCGTCGACCACGCCCAGTCGGTGGTCCTGCCGCTGCTCCTCCCGGACGCCCCCGTCGTCGTCTGGTGGCCGGTGAACGCGCCGACCGACCCGGCGAAGGACCCGCTGGGCGCCCTCGCCCAGCGCCGGGTGACCGACACGTACGCCGCCGAGCAGCCCATCCAGGAGCTGACCGCGCGCGCGGACGCGTACACCCCCGGCGACACGGACCTCGCGTGGACCCGGATCACCCCGTGGCGTTCGATGCTCGCGGCCGCGCTCGACCAGGTCGTCTGCGAGGTGACCTCCGCCGAGGTCGAGGGCGAGGAGTTCAACCCGAGCGTCGAACTGCTCGCCATGTGGCTGGCGGAACGGCTGAAGATCCCGGTGCGCCGCTCGGCGTCGACGGGTCCCGGTCTCACCTCCGTACGGATGGAGACCAGCTCCGGCCCGATCGTCCTCGACCGGCCGGACGGCTCGCTCGCCACGCTCTCCATCCAGGGGCAGCCCGACCGCGCGGTGGCGCTCAAGCGCCGCGACACGGCCGAGCTGATCGCGGAGGAGCTGCGCCGGCTGGACCCGGACGACACCTACGCGACGGCGCTCAAGTTCGGTCTCGAACGGCTCGACGAGGAGGCGGCCGTCACCGCCCCCGAGGTCGTGGAGACGGTCGTGGAGACCGCGGCGGAGTCGGCCGCGCAGGCCGCCCCCGCCGCCAAGCCCGCCACGAAGAAGGCCCCGGCCAAGAAGGCGGCGTCGAAATGA
- the pgl gene encoding 6-phosphogluconolactonase has product MSTPQLVVHRDKELMAEAAAARLITKIVDAQAARGSASVVLTGGRNGNGLLAALGSAPARDAVDWSRLDLWWGDERFLPEGDPERNVTQAREALLDRVPLDPARVHAMPASDGPYGSDVDAAAAAYARELAAAAGPGDHGGVPTFDVLMLGVGPDTHVASLFPELPAVRETERTVVGVHGAPKPPPVRVSLTLPAIRAAKEVWLLAAGADKAKAAAIALSGAGEVQAPAAGAYGRSRTLWLLDAAAASELPRDLYPPASA; this is encoded by the coding sequence ATGAGCACGCCTCAGCTGGTCGTCCACCGCGACAAGGAGCTGATGGCCGAGGCCGCTGCGGCCCGGCTGATCACGAAGATCGTGGACGCCCAGGCCGCCCGCGGCTCCGCCTCGGTGGTGCTCACCGGCGGACGCAACGGCAACGGCCTGCTCGCGGCGCTCGGTTCGGCGCCCGCGCGGGACGCGGTCGACTGGTCGCGGCTCGACCTGTGGTGGGGCGACGAGCGTTTCCTGCCCGAGGGCGACCCCGAGCGGAACGTCACCCAGGCCCGGGAGGCACTGCTCGACCGGGTGCCGCTCGACCCGGCGCGGGTGCACGCCATGCCGGCCTCGGACGGCCCGTACGGCTCCGACGTCGACGCGGCCGCGGCCGCGTACGCGCGGGAGCTGGCAGCCGCCGCGGGTCCCGGTGACCACGGCGGGGTGCCGACCTTCGACGTCCTGATGCTGGGTGTCGGTCCGGACACGCATGTGGCCTCGCTCTTCCCGGAGCTGCCCGCGGTCCGCGAGACCGAGCGGACGGTGGTCGGCGTGCACGGCGCGCCCAAGCCGCCGCCGGTACGGGTCTCGCTGACCCTTCCGGCGATCCGGGCCGCGAAGGAGGTCTGGCTGCTCGCGGCCGGCGCGGACAAGGCGAAGGCCGCGGCGATCGCGCTGTCGGGCGCGGGCGAGGTGCAGGCCCCGGCGGCGGGCGCCTACGGCCGCTCGCGCACGCTGTGGCTGCTGGACGCGGCGGCGGCCTCGGAGCTGCCGCGGGATCTGTACCCGCCGGCGTCCGCCTGA
- a CDS encoding PH domain-containing protein has protein sequence MNEAADKATETVTDEATGTAGNGAGTAAAEAAAPPPDGAAVPSPGAGGDRGRDTDWRRLDPLTVLVRVVLFSGVLVGAALPVTFALAGPRPLWQAVVWVAAGVALVLLVDIAAETVRLRRTRYRVGTERSGTGAPPAEGGGRVELHTGLLVVQRRSLARERIRSVDLTANPLQRVLGLVKVRIGTGEHTGGSESTLELDLVTRAEGERLRHELLARPAVTADAPDHDRSLATLDPRWIRYAPVSFLAPALGGAAAGAVMQVSEWFGAQGKVIDWIGDRFQDVSIPWTILVLVLAAIVAGAVGALGLWVEMWWNYRLEREPGGTLRVSRGLFTARSVSIEERRLRGIELVEPLGVRAFGAARVDAVATGLVKDDEDKHTDLKTLLPAAERAVADRVAAQVLREPEPPTGAPLAAHPRAARSRRVRWALGSVLLPVAVLALLGALLTPVLLYVAAGCAVVLGPVAVLFALDAYRALGHGVSGAYLVTRSGTVRRVTVALQRSGVIGWTVKQSYFQRRAGVLTLTATTAAGAGAYDILDVGRSEGLAFAAGAVPELLAPFLEPVPTQEARSTAR, from the coding sequence ATGAACGAGGCGGCGGACAAGGCCACGGAGACCGTGACCGACGAGGCCACCGGGACGGCCGGGAACGGGGCCGGGACGGCGGCGGCCGAGGCCGCCGCACCGCCGCCGGACGGGGCCGCCGTACCGTCGCCGGGCGCCGGCGGGGACCGGGGCCGGGACACCGACTGGCGCCGCCTCGATCCCCTGACCGTCCTCGTCCGGGTCGTCCTCTTCAGCGGCGTCCTCGTCGGCGCCGCGCTGCCCGTCACCTTCGCGCTGGCCGGGCCGCGCCCGCTCTGGCAGGCCGTCGTCTGGGTCGCCGCGGGAGTCGCCCTCGTCCTGCTCGTCGACATCGCCGCCGAGACCGTCCGCCTCCGCCGCACCCGCTACCGGGTCGGCACCGAACGAAGCGGGACGGGGGCACCCCCGGCCGAGGGCGGGGGGAGGGTGGAACTCCACACCGGGCTCCTCGTCGTCCAGCGCCGCTCGCTCGCCCGCGAGCGCATCCGCAGCGTCGACCTCACCGCCAACCCGCTCCAGCGCGTCCTCGGCCTCGTCAAGGTCCGCATCGGCACCGGCGAGCACACCGGCGGCAGCGAATCCACGCTCGAACTCGACCTGGTCACCCGGGCCGAGGGGGAGCGGCTGCGCCACGAGCTGCTCGCCCGCCCCGCCGTCACCGCCGACGCCCCGGACCACGACCGCTCCCTCGCCACGCTCGACCCGCGCTGGATCCGCTACGCCCCCGTCTCCTTCCTCGCCCCCGCCCTCGGCGGCGCGGCGGCCGGAGCGGTCATGCAGGTCAGCGAGTGGTTCGGCGCCCAGGGGAAGGTCATCGACTGGATAGGGGACCGGTTCCAGGACGTCTCCATCCCCTGGACGATCCTCGTCCTGGTCCTCGCCGCCATCGTCGCGGGAGCCGTTGGCGCCCTCGGCCTCTGGGTCGAGATGTGGTGGAACTACCGTCTGGAGCGCGAGCCCGGCGGCACCCTGCGAGTCTCCCGCGGACTCTTCACCGCCCGCTCGGTCTCCATAGAGGAGCGCAGGCTGCGCGGGATCGAACTGGTCGAGCCGCTCGGCGTCCGCGCGTTCGGGGCCGCCCGTGTCGACGCCGTCGCCACCGGACTCGTCAAGGACGACGAGGACAAGCACACCGACCTCAAGACCCTGCTGCCGGCCGCGGAGCGGGCGGTGGCCGACCGGGTCGCCGCCCAGGTCCTGCGCGAGCCGGAGCCGCCCACCGGGGCGCCCCTCGCCGCCCACCCCCGGGCCGCCCGCAGCCGGAGGGTGCGCTGGGCGCTGGGGAGCGTCCTGCTGCCCGTGGCGGTCCTCGCGCTCCTCGGGGCGCTCCTCACCCCGGTTTTGTTGTACGTGGCGGCCGGCTGCGCGGTCGTCCTCGGCCCGGTCGCCGTGCTGTTCGCCCTCGACGCGTACCGCGCTCTCGGGCACGGCGTCAGCGGCGCCTATCTGGTCACCCGTTCGGGTACGGTCCGGCGGGTCACGGTCGCCCTCCAGCGCTCCGGCGTCATCGGCTGGACCGTCAAGCAGTCGTACTTCCAGCGGCGGGCCGGCGTACTGACCCTCACCGCCACCACGGCGGCCGGAGCGGGCGCGTACGACATCCTGGACGTGGGCCGGAGCGAGGGCCTGGCCTTCGCCGCCGGGGCCGTACCGGAGCTGCTCGCGCCCTTCCTCGAACCCGTGCCCACGCAGGAGGCCCGGTCCACCGCGAGGTGA
- a CDS encoding PH domain-containing protein: protein MTGENAVRLRPPRNAVDERAVAWWRSRLLVTTAVPVVVLGVLGALIGPARFWLLASAGAVAVLGLAGTAFFPAWWFRVHRWEVTEDAVYVRTGALWQEWRVAPMSRIQTVDTSRGPLEQGFRLATVTVTTASSKGAIRIEGLDHELAAELAERLTVITQATPGDAT, encoded by the coding sequence ATGACGGGGGAGAACGCGGTGCGGCTGCGGCCGCCCAGGAACGCCGTGGACGAGCGGGCCGTCGCCTGGTGGCGGAGCCGGCTCCTGGTGACCACGGCCGTTCCGGTGGTGGTCCTCGGGGTCCTCGGCGCCCTCATCGGGCCCGCCCGGTTCTGGCTGCTGGCCTCGGCCGGGGCCGTGGCGGTCCTGGGCCTGGCCGGCACCGCGTTCTTCCCCGCCTGGTGGTTCCGGGTGCACCGCTGGGAGGTCACCGAGGACGCCGTCTACGTCCGCACGGGGGCCCTCTGGCAGGAGTGGCGGGTGGCGCCGATGTCCCGGATCCAGACCGTCGACACCTCGCGCGGCCCGCTGGAGCAGGGCTTCCGGCTCGCCACCGTCACGGTGACCACCGCCTCTTCCAAGGGCGCGATCCGGATCGAGGGCCTCGACCACGAGCTGGCAGCCGAGCTGGCCGAGCGGCTGACCGTCATCACCCAGGCCACCCCCGGGGACGCCACATGA
- the pgi gene encoding glucose-6-phosphate isomerase — translation MNNEGRTRLNRLPEWAALGKHREQLGETGLRDLFAADAERGTGYALRVGDLYLDYSKHLVTDETLTLLRELAAVTGVAELRDAMFRGEKINTTEDRAVLHTALRAPRGAVVEVDGENVVPGVHAVLDKMAAFSDKVRAGEWTGHTGKPIKNVVNIGIGGSDLGPAMAYEVLRSYTQRDLTVRFVSNVDGADLHEAVRDLDPAETLFIVASKTFTTIETITNATSARSWLLTGLAADQDAVAKHFVALSTNAEKVEEFGIDTANMFEFWDWVGGRYSYDSAIGLSLMIAIGPDRFREMLDGFHLVDEHFRTAPPEENAPLLLGLLGVWYGAFFDAQSHAVLPYSHYLSKFTAYLQQLDMESNGKSVDREGDRVAWQTGPVVWGTPGTNGQHAYYQLIHQGTKVIPADFIGFARPVDDLLPGLVAQHDLLMANFFAQTQALAFGKTPDEVRAEGVPEELVPHKTFQGNHPTTTILADTLTPSVLGQLIALYEHKVFVQGAVWNIDSFDQWGVELGKVLAKRIEPVLTEGEGGEHLDSSTAGLVAAYRTLRGR, via the coding sequence ATGAACAACGAAGGCCGCACCAGGCTCAACCGGCTGCCCGAGTGGGCGGCCCTCGGCAAGCACCGTGAGCAGCTGGGCGAGACCGGGCTGCGCGACCTGTTCGCCGCCGACGCGGAGCGTGGCACCGGCTACGCCCTGCGCGTCGGCGACCTCTACCTGGACTACTCCAAGCACCTCGTCACCGACGAGACGCTGACCCTGTTGCGCGAACTGGCCGCCGTCACCGGTGTCGCCGAGCTCCGCGACGCCATGTTCCGCGGCGAGAAGATCAACACCACCGAGGACCGCGCGGTCCTCCACACCGCGCTGCGCGCCCCCCGCGGAGCCGTGGTCGAGGTCGACGGGGAGAACGTCGTCCCCGGCGTCCACGCCGTCCTCGACAAGATGGCCGCGTTCTCCGACAAGGTCCGCGCGGGCGAGTGGACCGGCCACACCGGCAAGCCGATCAAGAACGTCGTCAACATCGGCATCGGCGGCTCCGACCTCGGCCCCGCCATGGCCTACGAGGTCCTGCGCTCCTACACCCAGCGGGACCTGACGGTCCGTTTCGTCTCCAATGTCGACGGGGCCGACCTCCACGAGGCCGTCCGCGACCTCGACCCGGCCGAGACCCTGTTCATCGTCGCCTCGAAGACCTTCACCACCATCGAGACGATCACCAACGCCACCTCGGCGCGGAGCTGGCTCCTGACCGGTCTCGCCGCCGACCAGGACGCCGTCGCCAAGCACTTCGTGGCCCTCTCGACCAACGCCGAGAAGGTCGAGGAGTTCGGCATCGACACCGCCAACATGTTCGAGTTCTGGGACTGGGTCGGCGGCCGCTACTCCTACGACTCCGCCATCGGCCTCTCGCTGATGATCGCCATCGGCCCGGACCGCTTCCGCGAGATGCTCGACGGCTTCCACCTCGTCGACGAGCACTTCCGTACGGCTCCGCCCGAGGAGAACGCGCCGCTGCTCCTGGGTCTCCTCGGGGTCTGGTACGGCGCCTTCTTCGACGCCCAGTCGCACGCCGTGCTGCCGTACTCGCACTACCTCTCCAAGTTCACCGCCTACCTCCAGCAGCTCGACATGGAGTCCAACGGCAAGTCGGTGGACCGCGAGGGCGACCGGGTGGCCTGGCAGACCGGCCCGGTCGTCTGGGGCACCCCCGGAACCAACGGGCAGCACGCCTACTACCAGTTGATCCACCAGGGCACCAAGGTCATCCCGGCCGACTTCATCGGTTTCGCCCGGCCGGTCGACGACCTGCTGCCGGGCCTCGTCGCCCAGCACGACCTGCTCATGGCGAACTTCTTCGCCCAGACCCAGGCGCTGGCCTTCGGCAAGACCCCCGACGAGGTACGGGCGGAGGGCGTCCCCGAGGAGCTCGTCCCGCACAAGACCTTCCAGGGGAACCACCCGACCACCACGATCCTCGCCGACACGCTCACCCCGTCCGTCCTCGGCCAGCTCATCGCGCTGTACGAGCACAAGGTGTTCGTCCAGGGCGCCGTCTGGAACATCGACTCCTTCGACCAGTGGGGTGTGGAACTGGGCAAGGTCCTCGCCAAGCGGATCGAACCCGTCCTGACGGAGGGCGAGGGCGGCGAGCACCTCGACAGCTCCACCGCGGGGCTCGTGGCCGCCTACCGCACACTGCGCGGACGGTAG
- a CDS encoding MFS transporter, whose protein sequence is MTATVGGRAVPAWRGGFGRLWTAAVVSRFGDSLRTAAMPLLAATLTDDPLLIASVTACGYLPWLLFGLLGGAVADRVDQRRAMWAVDLVRGVLMAGFAVAVALGHAGIALLLVLALALTTLQTLFDNAATALLPSLVPAETLAGANARLMTGQQLAGGLLAAPLVPALLIAGPAVPYAADAATYVLAALLIASLRTGAPPRPPRPAGSTLWAEMAEGLAVLRADRSLRWLCTATTLCNIGMGALIATLVVLVADGLHAGNAGYAATLTAFAVGGVAGGFLARRIAERTGRVRAVFLAGIVQTGCLVLLGTVSVLAVAVGAMAVFGFMGTVWNVQQTTLMQERAPEGMLGRIAAAFRTLAVAGAPLGAVLGGAAAAGWGPLTPALLAAALFALAVTSLAPLIN, encoded by the coding sequence ATGACGGCGACAGTGGGCGGCAGGGCCGTGCCCGCCTGGCGGGGCGGCTTCGGGAGGCTGTGGACGGCCGCGGTCGTCTCCCGCTTCGGCGACTCCCTGCGCACCGCCGCGATGCCGCTGCTCGCCGCCACCCTCACCGACGACCCCCTCCTCATCGCCTCCGTCACCGCCTGCGGCTATCTGCCCTGGCTGCTCTTCGGACTGCTCGGCGGAGCCGTCGCCGACCGGGTCGACCAGCGGCGGGCCATGTGGGCCGTCGACCTCGTACGCGGCGTGCTCATGGCCGGGTTCGCCGTCGCCGTCGCCCTCGGACACGCCGGCATCGCCCTCCTCCTGGTCCTCGCCCTCGCGCTCACCACCCTGCAGACCCTCTTCGACAACGCCGCCACCGCGCTGCTTCCCTCCCTCGTGCCCGCCGAGACCCTGGCCGGGGCCAACGCCCGTCTGATGACCGGTCAGCAGCTCGCGGGCGGGCTCCTCGCCGCCCCCCTCGTGCCCGCCCTGCTCATCGCAGGGCCCGCCGTGCCGTACGCCGCGGACGCCGCCACCTACGTCCTGGCGGCGCTCCTCATCGCCTCCCTGCGGACCGGGGCACCCCCGCGGCCGCCCCGCCCCGCCGGATCCACCCTCTGGGCCGAGATGGCCGAGGGGCTCGCCGTACTGCGCGCGGACCGGTCCCTGCGATGGCTCTGCACCGCCACCACCCTCTGCAACATCGGCATGGGCGCCCTCATCGCCACGCTCGTCGTCCTGGTCGCCGACGGTCTCCACGCCGGGAACGCGGGATACGCGGCCACCCTCACCGCCTTCGCGGTGGGCGGGGTCGCCGGCGGCTTCCTGGCCCGGCGGATCGCCGAGCGGACCGGACGGGTCCGCGCGGTCTTCCTCGCCGGGATCGTCCAGACCGGCTGTCTGGTCCTGCTGGGGACGGTGTCCGTCCTCGCGGTGGCGGTCGGGGCCATGGCGGTCTTCGGCTTCATGGGGACCGTGTGGAACGTCCAGCAGACGACCCTCATGCAGGAGCGCGCCCCCGAGGGGATGCTCGGCCGGATCGCGGCGGCCTTCCGCACCCTCGCCGTCGCGGGCGCCCCGCTCGGTGCTGTGCTGGGCGGTGCGGCGGCGGCCGGCTGGGGGCCGCTCACCCCGGCGCTGCTCGCGGCCGCGCTGTTCGCGCTCGCCGTCACGTCACTCGCCCCCCTGATCAATTAG
- a CDS encoding RNA polymerase-binding protein RbpA — MASGNAIRGSRVGAGPMGEAERGESAPRARISFWCSNGHETQPSFASDAAIPETWDCPRCGFPAGQDRDNPPDPPRTEPYKTHLAYVRERRSDADGEAILAEALAKLRGEI; from the coding sequence GTGGCAAGTGGCAACGCGATCCGGGGAAGCCGGGTCGGGGCGGGGCCGATGGGCGAGGCCGAGCGAGGCGAATCGGCGCCGCGCGCCCGCATCTCCTTCTGGTGCTCGAACGGGCACGAGACGCAGCCGAGCTTCGCCAGCGACGCGGCGATCCCCGAGACCTGGGACTGCCCACGGTGCGGCTTCCCGGCCGGTCAGGACCGGGACAACCCGCCGGACCCGCCGCGCACGGAGCCGTACAAGACCCACCTCGCCTATGTGCGTGAGCGGCGCAGCGACGCGGACGGCGAGGCGATCCTCGCCGAGGCGCTGGCCAAGCTGCGCGGTGAGATCTGA
- the secG gene encoding preprotein translocase subunit SecG: MGFSIALIVFSGLLMLLVLMHKGKGGGLSDMFGGGMQSSVGGSSVAERNLDRITVVVGLLWFACIVVLGLLMKLDG; the protein is encoded by the coding sequence ATGGGGTTCTCGATCGCCCTCATCGTCTTCAGCGGGCTGCTGATGCTGCTCGTGCTGATGCACAAGGGCAAGGGTGGCGGCCTCTCCGACATGTTCGGAGGCGGAATGCAGTCCTCCGTCGGCGGCTCCTCGGTCGCCGAGCGCAACCTGGACCGCATCACCGTCGTGGTCGGTCTGCTCTGGTTCGCCTGCATTGTGGTACTTGGTCTGCTGATGAAGTTGGACGGGTAA
- the tpiA gene encoding triose-phosphate isomerase — MSSTRTPLMAGNWKMNLNHLEAIAHVQKLAFALTDKDYDACEVAVLVPFTDLRSVQTLVDGDKLKIKYGAQDISAYDSGAYTGEISGLMLSKLKCAYVAVGHSERRQYHAENDEVCNAKVKAAFKHGVTPILCVGEGLDIRKAGDQVAYTLAQLDGGLKDVPAEQAETIVIAYEPVWAIGTGEVATPDDAQEVCGAIRGRLAELYSQELADKVRIQYGGSVKSGNVGAIMAQPDVDGALVGGAALDADEFVKIVRFRDQ, encoded by the coding sequence ATGAGCAGCACCCGCACCCCGCTGATGGCGGGCAACTGGAAGATGAACCTCAATCACCTCGAGGCCATCGCCCACGTCCAGAAGCTGGCCTTCGCCCTGACGGACAAGGACTACGACGCCTGTGAGGTCGCGGTCCTGGTCCCCTTCACCGACCTGCGGTCCGTACAGACCCTGGTCGACGGCGACAAGCTCAAGATCAAGTACGGCGCCCAGGACATCTCGGCGTACGACTCCGGTGCCTACACCGGCGAGATCTCGGGCCTGATGCTGTCCAAGCTGAAGTGCGCCTACGTCGCCGTCGGCCACTCCGAGCGCCGGCAGTACCACGCCGAGAACGACGAGGTCTGCAACGCCAAGGTGAAGGCCGCCTTCAAGCACGGCGTGACCCCGATCCTCTGCGTCGGCGAGGGCCTGGACATCCGCAAGGCCGGCGACCAGGTCGCCTACACCCTCGCCCAGCTCGACGGCGGTCTGAAGGACGTCCCGGCCGAGCAGGCCGAGACGATCGTGATCGCGTACGAGCCGGTGTGGGCCATCGGCACCGGCGAGGTCGCCACCCCCGACGACGCCCAGGAGGTCTGCGGAGCGATCCGCGGCCGCCTCGCGGAGCTGTACTCGCAGGAGCTGGCCGACAAGGTCCGCATCCAGTACGGCGGCTCGGTCAAGTCGGGCAACGTCGGCGCGATCATGGCGCAGCCGGACGTCGACGGTGCCCTGGTGGGCGGCGCGGCTCTGGACGCCGACGAGTTCGTCAAGATCGTCCGCTTCCGCGACCAGTGA
- a CDS encoding phosphoglycerate kinase codes for MKTIDELLAEGVSGKRVFVRADLNVPLDGTTITDDGRIRAVVPTVKALADAGARVVVASHLGRPKGAPDPAFSLAPAAARLGELLGAEVAFATDTVGDSATATVAGLSDGGVAVIENLRFNAGETSKDDAERGAFADRLATLADVYVGDGFGAVHRKHASVFDLPARLPHAAGYLIATEVGVLKKLTEDVRRPYVVALGGAKVSDKLGVIDHLLEKADRILIGGGMAYTFLKVQGHEVGISLLQEDQIPAVLEYLERAEKRGVEFVLPVDVLVSPEFPDLKTKAPAHPTTVAADAIPADEEGLDIGPETRKLYASKLADAGTVFWNGPMGVFEHPDYAEGTKAVAQALVESPAFTVVGGGDSAAAVRILGFDEKAFGHISTGGGASLEYLEGKTLPGLAALED; via the coding sequence ATGAAGACGATCGACGAGCTTCTCGCCGAAGGCGTCTCCGGCAAGCGGGTGTTCGTCCGCGCCGACCTCAACGTGCCGCTCGACGGCACCACCATCACCGACGACGGCCGCATCCGCGCCGTCGTGCCCACGGTCAAGGCGCTCGCCGACGCGGGTGCCCGTGTCGTGGTCGCCTCGCACCTGGGCCGCCCGAAGGGCGCCCCGGACCCGGCGTTCTCGCTCGCCCCGGCCGCCGCGCGGCTCGGCGAGCTCCTCGGCGCCGAGGTGGCCTTCGCGACGGACACGGTCGGCGACTCCGCCACCGCCACCGTCGCGGGCCTCTCCGACGGCGGGGTCGCCGTGATCGAGAACCTCCGGTTCAACGCCGGCGAGACCTCCAAGGACGACGCCGAGCGCGGCGCGTTCGCGGACCGGCTCGCCACCCTCGCCGACGTCTACGTCGGCGACGGCTTCGGTGCCGTGCACCGCAAGCACGCCTCGGTCTTCGACCTCCCGGCGCGCCTGCCGCACGCCGCGGGCTACCTCATCGCCACCGAGGTCGGCGTCCTGAAGAAGCTCACGGAGGACGTGCGGCGGCCGTACGTGGTCGCGCTCGGCGGCGCCAAGGTCTCCGACAAGCTCGGCGTGATCGACCACCTCCTGGAGAAGGCCGACCGCATCCTCATCGGTGGCGGCATGGCGTACACCTTCCTCAAGGTCCAGGGCCACGAGGTCGGCATCTCGCTGCTCCAGGAGGACCAGATCCCGGCGGTCCTGGAGTACCTGGAGCGCGCCGAGAAGCGCGGCGTGGAGTTCGTCCTCCCCGTCGACGTCCTGGTCTCGCCCGAATTCCCGGACCTGAAGACCAAGGCTCCGGCCCACCCGACCACGGTCGCCGCGGACGCCATCCCGGCGGACGAGGAGGGCCTGGACATCGGCCCGGAGACCCGTAAGCTCTACGCCTCGAAGCTCGCCGACGCCGGCACCGTCTTCTGGAACGGTCCGATGGGCGTCTTCGAGCACCCCGACTACGCCGAGGGCACCAAGGCCGTCGCCCAGGCGCTCGTCGAATCCCCGGCCTTCACGGTCGTCGGTGGTGGCGACTCCGCCGCCGCCGTCCGCATCCTGGGCTTCGACGAGAAGGCATTCGGCCACATTTCGACCGGCGGCGGCGCCTCCCTCGAGTACCTCGAGGGCAAGACGCTTCCCGGCCTCGCCGCACTGGAGGACTGA
- the gap gene encoding type I glyceraldehyde-3-phosphate dehydrogenase, whose translation MTIRVGINGFGRIGRNYFRALLEQGADIEIVAVNDLGDTETTAHLLKYDTILGRLKAEVTHTADTITVDGHTIKVLSERNPADIPWGQLGVDIVIESTGIFTKKADAEKHIAGGAKKVLISAPASDEDITIVMGVNQDKYDPAQHNVISNASCTTNCVAPMAKVLDENFGIVKGLMTTVHAYTNDQRILDFPHKDLRRARAAAENIIPTTTGAAKATALVLPQLKGKLDGIAMRVPVPTGSATDLVVTLDREVTKDEVNAAFKKAADDGDLKGILFYTEDPIVSSDIVSDPASCTFDASLTMVQEGNTVKILGWYDNEWGYSNRLVDLTVFVGGQL comes from the coding sequence GTGACGATCCGCGTAGGCATCAACGGCTTTGGCCGCATCGGCCGGAACTACTTCCGCGCGCTCCTTGAGCAGGGTGCGGACATCGAGATCGTGGCTGTCAACGACCTGGGTGACACCGAGACCACGGCCCACCTGCTGAAGTACGACACCATCCTGGGCCGCCTCAAGGCCGAGGTCACCCACACCGCCGACACCATCACCGTCGACGGCCACACCATCAAGGTGCTCTCCGAGCGCAACCCGGCCGACATCCCCTGGGGTCAGCTGGGCGTCGACATCGTCATCGAGTCGACCGGCATCTTCACCAAGAAGGCCGACGCCGAGAAGCACATCGCCGGTGGCGCCAAGAAGGTCCTCATCTCGGCTCCGGCCAGCGACGAGGACATCACCATCGTGATGGGCGTCAACCAGGACAAGTACGACCCGGCGCAGCACAACGTCATCTCGAACGCGTCCTGCACCACCAACTGTGTCGCGCCGATGGCGAAGGTTCTCGACGAGAACTTCGGCATCGTCAAGGGCCTGATGACCACGGTCCACGCGTACACGAACGACCAGCGCATCCTGGACTTCCCGCACAAGGACCTGCGCCGCGCCCGCGCCGCCGCGGAGAACATCATCCCGACCACGACGGGCGCCGCCAAGGCCACCGCCCTGGTCCTCCCGCAGCTCAAGGGCAAGCTGGACGGCATCGCCATGCGCGTCCCGGTCCCGACCGGTTCCGCGACCGACCTGGTCGTGACCCTCGACCGCGAGGTCACCAAGGACGAGGTCAACGCCGCGTTCAAGAAGGCCGCCGACGACGGCGACCTCAAGGGCATCCTCTTCTACACCGAGGACCCGATCGTCTCCTCGGACATCGTCAGCGACCCGGCGTCCTGCACCTTCGACGCCTCCCTGACCATGGTCCAGGAAGGCAACACGGTCAAGATCCTCGGCTGGTACGACAACGAGTGGGGCTACTCCAACCGTCTCGTCGACCTCACCGTCTTCGTCGGCGGTCAGCTCTAG